GCGACCAGCCATCGGGGTGTCAGCATGTTCGTCGGCCAATGCCGCGAGGCCGCGCACAACCCGCTTCAGGCGCGTTTCGGTCAGCGCCAGCATCTGGCGCAGGCGCAGTGCCAGTCCGGTGTCCATGATGTCCTGCGAGGTCGCGCCAAAGTGGACGTACTGCGCGTATTCGGGCGCTTGCATCAGCGTACGGAACGACGACACCAGCGCAGGCACGACAACTGCGTTTTTCCCCGTCTCTGGCGATAGGCCCGCAGGGTCGATCTGAAGCTCGAGCGAGGCGCGGTGGATCGCTTTCGCCGCGATCTCTGGGATCACGCCAACGGTGCCTTGCGCTTTGGCCAGCGCGCCTTCGACGATCATCATCGCGCGAACCTCGGCGCTATCGGTGAAAAGCGCACCGAATTCGCGGTCGAGGATCAGGTCACGGTAGATCGTGCTGTCGAAAAGCGTAGCGGCCATGGGTCAGCTCCGGTGTCTGGTTTGCGCCTTACTAACGGCGGGACGCGGGTGGGGCCAGCCTCAGATGTGGCCGGTGTCTTTGATGAACTGGTTCAGCAGATCCGCGTATTCTTGCGGCTTCTCTACGTTGGGCAGGTGGCCGGTTTTGCGGATGATGTGAAAAGTGGAGCCGGGGATCAGCTCGACCGTTTCGCGCACCAGATCGGGCGGGGTCGAGCCGTCTTCAGAGCCCACGATACCCATCGTCGGCAAGCGCAGACCGCTGGTTGGCGTGTAGAAATCGGTGCCCGAGATCGCGGCGCAGCAGCCAGTATAGCCTTCGACCGGCGTCGCGCAGAGCAGATCGCGCCACTTCTTAACTGCGGGCGAGTTGGCAAATTCCTTCGCGAACCAGCGCTCCATGACGCCATCGGCAATCGCTTCGAGGCCCTTGGTGCGGACCGCGTTGATGCGTTCGTCCCAGAGTTTCTGGATGCCGATCTTGGCGGCGGTGTTCGACAAAACCAGCGTGCGGATGATGTCGAGCCGTTTGACCGCAAGGCCCTGCGCGATCATGCCGCCGATCGACAGGCCGACGAACATCGCGTCACGGACATTCAGGTGATCGCAAACCGCCTCGGCATCCTTCACCAGCGCACCCATCGCGTAGGGCGCATCAGGGCAGGAGGATTTGCCGTGGCCGCGTTTGTCCATGCGTACGATGCGCAGACCTTCGGGCAGGAGCGGCAGCAGGTCGTCCCACAGGCTCATATCCGTGCCGAGCGAGTTGGCGAACACAATCGTCGGAGCGCTGTCGTCCAGTACGCCATCTTCGCGGGCGTAAAGGGTCACATCATCGCATTGGATATAATGTTCGCGCATCGGTCGTCCTCGCCATTTGTCTGGTGGCCGAGGATTAGACTTTGGCCCGCAGGATGCAAGCGGGCCAAAGGTGAATTTCGCGGTGGAAAAGTTGAATTCTCAGACGAGGTCGAGAACGGCGCGCAGGTCGGGGGCGATCTGCTGCGGCTGTGCGTAAAGACGGTCGACCGGCTCGTTCTGGCGGTTCACCCAAAGCGTCTGGTAGCCGAAGTTCGACGCACCTGCGGCGTCCCAGCCGTTCGACGACACGAACAGAACTTCGTTCCGCTCGCAGATGAAACGGCTCTCGACCATCTCGTAAACGAGGTCATGCGGTTTGAAGACCTTCACGGTTTCGACCGACATCACCGCATCAAGCAGATGACCGACGCCAGCGCGTTTCACTGCGCCGTTCAGCATCTCGGGCGTGCCGTTCGACAGGATACCTGTCTGGACGCCGCGCTCTTTGAGGTAAGTGAGAACCTCGACCACCTCGGGGTAGGGCGACAGTTCCCAGTACAGGTTCAGCAGACGCTCGCGCAGCCGCGGATCATCCAGCTTGGCCGCTTCGAGCGCCCAGTCGAGCGCGTCTTTGGTCAGTTGCCAGAAGTCTTCGTGTTTGCGGGCAACGGCGCGCAGCCAGCTGTATTGGAGTTGCTTGAAGCGCCAATCGGCAGCGAGTTGCGGCCAAATTTCTGCGAGTGCCTCGTTCCCCGGTTCGGCAGCGGCTTCGCGAGCGGCGGCGCTGACATCGAAAAGGGTGCCATAGGCATCGAAAATGCAAGTATTGATCAAACGGATTCCTCCCATCCTGCCGTGCAGGATGCACGTTAAGGGCCGCTGTTACAATTGAGCGAAACGCAAGGCAGCCATGCAAGATATGGAAGGTGTGACCTTTAAAGTGGCCGGATCATCGCCATCAACAACGGAGAGCCGAGCACGCCCAAAACTCCGATCGTAGCAAGATAACATACAAACATCAGCCAGCCTGCGGGCTTGGTCAGGCGGGTGGGATCGGGCGGCATTGATGGGCCGTAGACCGCAGTTTTCACGCCATAAAGCGCCAGAAAACCAAGGCCGAGCGATTTCAGCCCGATCGCGCCGACCATCACGATCGCCGAGGCGAAGCCGGTCAGGAACAAGCCCATGATGGGCCAAACGGCTTCCGACGCGGTGTTGAGGATTACGTCGCCGCCCAGCTTGTCGAAGGGCAGGAGCCGCAGCAGCCCGTACATTGGGGCGATGATGCTGAGGAGGGCGAGGAAGTTCGCGAGGTGGATGCTATAAGGCGTGACCCACATCGACAGGAGGCTGGCAGATACCGAGCCGAGGATGAGGAAGAACGGACCGATGAGCAGGGCGTATGCGGTGTGGGCGCGGACTTCTCGGCCGGTGACCGCGGGCGGCTCGCCAAAGACGGGGATCACTCTGAATTCCGCGTTTTGCCCCATCGCGCGGCGGGCCGTCACGGTGCCTAGTTCGTAAAGGTAGAAGCAGAACACCAGCGGCCCCGCGACCAGCGCGCCGAAGATGTAGATCAGCACGGCGAAGCCCAGAACGCCCGTTGCTAAGTAGCGAGGGGCCGGAAACTGCGGTTGCAGTCCGGCCCATCCGCCCTTTGTCGCCCACCAGAGCGCGGCGGCGAGAGCTATCGCAAACGCCGTCAGCAGCATCCGGTCAGAGGTGGTCTTGCTGCGGCATACCCAGCACGTGGAAGCCGCCGTCGACGTGGATGATCTCGCCCGAAGTGAAGGCGCCAGCGTCCGAAGCGAGGTAAACGGCAGTGCCGCCGACAGCTTCGAGCGTCGCGTTGGAGCGCAGCGGGGCGTTCTCTTCGGTGTGACGGTAGGTCTTGCGCGCACCGCCGATGGCCGCACCGGCAAGAGTCTTCATCGGGCCAGGGGAGATCGCGTTCACGCGGATACCTTGAGGGCCGAGGTCGTTCGCCAGATAGCGGACAGAGCTTTCCAGCGCGGCCTTCGCAACGCCCATCACGTTGTAATTCGGGGTCACGCGGTTGGATCCGCCGTAAGTCAGCGTAATCAGCGAGCCGCCGTTCGGCATCAGTTCGGACGCGCGCTTGGCCACGTCGATGAACGAATAGCAGCTGATCCCCAGCGAGTGGCCGAAGTTGGCGCGGGTGGTGTTGATGAAACGGCCCGTCAGTTCATTCTTGTCCGAGTAGGCGATGGCGTGGACGACGAAGTCGAGCGAGCCCCACTTGTCCTTCACGGTGTTAAAGGCGAGGTCCATGCTCTCGTCATTGGTGACGTCGACGTCGATCAGCGTGTCAGAGCCGACCGAAGCGGCGAGCGGTTCGACGCGCTTGCCGAAGGCGTCGCCCTGATAGGTGAAAGCCAGTTCCGCGCCTGCGTCTGCCAGCGCTTTCGCGATGCCCCAAGCGATGGAGCGTTCGTTCGCGACGCCCATAATCAAGCCGCGCTTGCCTGTCATTGATTGCATGGTGTTCCCTCGTTTCTTCCGGATGTTCGCGCAGTCAGATGTTGGTCTGCGGTCTATCATCCATAAGTTGTATTACCTTTTTAAGGTACTCGCTAAAATTGGCCAAGTCCTCGGATTTCCATTCGGAAAAAAAGCCGCCTAGCGTCGGAAAAATACTCTGCTGGACTTCCGCGAGGAGCTTGCGCCCGTTGTCTGTTGCCACGACTGCTTTGCTCCGGCGGTCTTCGGCGCTGGTGATGAAACCAACCCATCCGGCGTTTTCGAATTTCGTCAGCATCTTGGTTACGGCGGGCTGGCCAACCTCGACCGCGCGGGCGATTTCGGTCACGCGCAGCGGTTTGGCCAATGCCACAAGATGCGAAAGGACGGACATTTGCGGAATGGTCAGCCCGTAAGGTGCGAGGCCTGCTTCGAGCCTTGTTTGAAAAAGCTGCGCAGCCATCCCGAAGCGGGTCATCAGTTCGCCTACGCTGGGGGAGGCCATTTTCAACGTCCTAACGTCAATTCCGTGGGGTGTGTGTACCATTCCACGGAATGTTAATGAAGTAGGTTAATGTGAGGTTAATGCCTCTCGAAAAAGGTAAATGACCGAGGGCGAAACGAAAACGGGCGCCGCAATGGGCGCCCGCTTCGTTAGATGTCGTTCGGATCAGTCGCGGTACTTCGACAGGATCATCGAGCCGTTGGTGCCGCCGAAGCCGAAGCTGTTGGTCATGACAGAGTCGAGGCCCGCGTTTTCGACCAGTGAGGTCGCGATCTCTTCGGGCTTGAGTGCCGGATCGAGGTTTTCGACGTTGATCGACGGCGCGATAAAGTCGCCCTGAAGCATCAGCAGACAGTAGATGGCTTCCGACGCGCCTGTTGCGCCCTGGCTGTGACCGGTCATCGACTTGGTCGAGGAAACAGGCGGGGTGCTGCCTTCGCCAAAGACGCGGCGGACGGCTTCGATCTCGCCCACGTCGCCGACCGGCGTCGAGGTGCCGTGCGCGTTGATATAGCTGACCTTGCGGCCTTCCGGCAGGGATTGCAGCGCAAGGCGCATCGCGCGCTCGCCGCCTTCACCCGACGGGGCAACCATGTCGTGACCGTCCGAGGTCGCGGCAAAGCCGGTGACTTCGGCGTAGATCTTCGCGCCGCGCGCTTTGGCGTGCTCAAGGTCTTCGAGAACGACGATACCGCCGCCACCCGCGATGACGAAGCCGTCGCGGTCCTTGTCGAACGCCCGCGAGGCTTTTTCGGGGGTGTCGTTGAACTTGGACGACATCGCGCCCATTGCGTCGAACAAGCAGGACAGGGTCCAGTCGAGCTCTTCGCCGCCGCCAGCGAACATCACGTCCTGCTTGCCCATCATGATCTGCTCTGCGGCGTTGCCGATGCAGTGGAGCGAGGTCGAGCAAGCCGAGGTGATCGAGTAGTTAATGCCCTTGATCTTGAACTGGGTCGACAGGTTTGCCGAGATGGTCGAGGACATGCACTTGGGCACAGCGAACGGCCCGATCCGCTTGGGTGAGCCGTTTTTGTCGACGATCTGGTGAGCGGCATACATGGCGCTTGTCGACGGACCGCCCGAACCGGCAACGAGGCCGGTGCGCACGTTCGACACCTGATCTTCGGTCAGACCGGAGTCCTCGATCGCCTGCTTCATGGAGATGTAGGCATAGGCCGCACCAGGCCCCATGAAGCGCAGCGCGCGCTTGTCCACGTGTTCGGTGACATCGATTTTGACGGTGCCCGCAATCTGGCTGCGGAACCCGCGTTCTGCCATTTCAGGGCTGGCTTCGATACCCGACTTGCCTGCACGGAGCGAGGCTTCGACTTCGGCAGCGTTGTTGCCGATAGGCGATACAATTCCGAGACCAGTGACGACGACGCGGCGCATGGTGGGCCTCCCTTAAATCTGTTGGAACTGTCGCTCTCAGGATTCCGAGAGAGCGACTTTCATGTCTTTGACCTGATAGATAACCTCACCGTCGGCCTCTACAATACCATCGGCAACGCCCATGGTCAGGCGGCGGGTCTGTACGGCTTTGGTGAAGTCGATTTTGTAGGTGAGCATTTTGCGGTCCGGACGGACCATGCCGGTCAGTTTGACCTCACCAACGCCGAGCGCGTAGCCACGACCCAGCCAGCCGCGCCAGCCGAGGTTGAAGCCGGTCAGCTGCCACAGACCATCGAGGCCAAGGCAGCCGGGCATGATCGGGTTGCCGGGGAAGTGGCAGTCGAAGAACCACAGGTCGGGCGTGATATCGAACTCGGCCAGAACGTGACCTTTGCCGTGCGCGCCGCCGTCATCCGAGATATCGGTGATGCGGTCCATCATCAGCATCGGCGGAGCCGGAAGCTGGGCATTGCCCGGACCGAAGAGTTCGCCACGGGCGCATTTCAGAAGATCTTCTTTGTCGAAGCTGTTCGGATATTGGCCCATCGGGTCTCTTTCTCTCCAGTTGGCTCACAATTAATTCGGGGTCGTCTAACACTCCGACCTTTGCAAGAGCAAGTGCGGCGGGGCTTCGGACAACAGCACGTTATCAGATTGTCATTGAAAAAACCTTAGTTGCCACGATATTCTTCCCAGAATCCAAAGGACGGTAGAATGCTCGACGACCTGACAAATCGCGGAACTGACTGGCTCGCCTCGGCGGGACTGCGCCCGACACGTCAGAGAGTCGCCCTGGCGGCCCTGCTGGTTGGCGACGGTTGCGACCGTCATGTCACTGCAGAATGGCTGTACGAAGCCGCTTCGGAAGCAGGCGCGGGCGTGTCGCTCGCCACTGTCTACAATACGCTCAAAGCATTCTGCGACGCCGGTCTGCTGCGTGAGATTACTGTGGACGGATCGCGCAGCTACTTCGACACCAACATGACCGACCACCCTCACTTCTATTGGGAAGATGACGGTACTTTGACGGATGCTCCGGCAGAGCAGCTTCGCATCGAAGGACTGCCCGCTGCACCGAACGGTGCGCGTGTGGCATCGGTCGATGTGGTGATCCGCCTCCGCCGCGACTAATCCGCGAATCGGATCAGAACCACTGGCCGGGTTCCATCAGGCCGAAATCGAGCAATTGCTGAGAGTGCCACGTAAACGGGGTCGAGTTGTACCACGTGAACGTGTTGATCTTGGACGCAGAGCCCGGATTGCGGCAGAGCGCCTTTGCCGTGCGGAACGAACAGATCGCCGCGGTCAGATTGTGGTGCCACGGGCAGGCGTAGGTGTTGTATTCGTCGATGTTGAACGTGTGATCAGGACGCAGGCGCAGACCCTTTGCCGCGCGGAAGATCGCGATACGGTCGATGCGGCGGCGTTCCTGCGGGATGTATTCCTCGTAGCGCCAGCGCAGACCGCCGAAGAAATCGAGCTGCCGTTCGAACGGGTGATTGTGGTTCGCCGCATCAAGGCGGGCGAGTGCGTAGTAGCCCGACTTGTCCAGACAGGCGTCCTCGATCGACACGGCATTCCGCGCCTTCTTGAGGTCGCTGGCATAGAGGTCGACCACATAGGTCAGCATGGAGTCGCGGCGTTCCTCGGTATGGAAGGCCAGCATCTCTCCGACAGTGCGGTTTTCGCAGAACGGATAGAAAAGGAATTCGGCGTTGTAACAGTAGTAGAGCCACTGGCCCGCCGCCACCTCGATTGTGCCGTTGACCGCGTCGGTCAGCGCATTGTCGCGGAACATGTCGTGGTCGACGCGGATGATCTTGGCCTCGACCGCCTCGGGCAGGGCGATGTCGGTCGCGCCGAACATCACGAGGTGTTTGAATCCTAGATCGAGGTGGTGCCGGATGGTGGCCACGACTTCGGTTTCGTCCTCTGCCAGCATGAGGCAGATCGGACCCTTGGCCAGAATTTCCGGCGCTTTTTGAAGGTATTGGTCGAGGCTGGCAAATCGCATCGGGCGTCCCTTGTTCCGCCGGTAAAGTCGGTCAATTTGCCTACCATTGCAAGACGAGCGGCAAAACGGTAGTTAGCGCCATTCCAGAAACTGCTGCATACCGGAAACGCGCCATGTCAGAGCCGAAGAAACTGTTTATCAAAACATACGGCTGCCAGATGAACGTCTACGACTCCGAA
Above is a window of Marivivens aquimaris DNA encoding:
- the pcaD gene encoding 3-oxoadipate enol-lactonase translates to MREHYIQCDDVTLYAREDGVLDDSAPTIVFANSLGTDMSLWDDLLPLLPEGLRIVRMDKRGHGKSSCPDAPYAMGALVKDAEAVCDHLNVRDAMFVGLSIGGMIAQGLAVKRLDIIRTLVLSNTAAKIGIQKLWDERINAVRTKGLEAIADGVMERWFAKEFANSPAVKKWRDLLCATPVEGYTGCCAAISGTDFYTPTSGLRLPTMGIVGSEDGSTPPDLVRETVELIPGSTFHIIRKTGHLPNVEKPQEYADLLNQFIKDTGHI
- a CDS encoding haloacid dehalogenase type II, whose product is MGGIRLINTCIFDAYGTLFDVSAAAREAAAEPGNEALAEIWPQLAADWRFKQLQYSWLRAVARKHEDFWQLTKDALDWALEAAKLDDPRLRERLLNLYWELSPYPEVVEVLTYLKERGVQTGILSNGTPEMLNGAVKRAGVGHLLDAVMSVETVKVFKPHDLVYEMVESRFICERNEVLFVSSNGWDAAGASNFGYQTLWVNRQNEPVDRLYAQPQQIAPDLRAVLDLV
- a CDS encoding enoyl-ACP reductase FabI; protein product: MQSMTGKRGLIMGVANERSIAWGIAKALADAGAELAFTYQGDAFGKRVEPLAASVGSDTLIDVDVTNDESMDLAFNTVKDKWGSLDFVVHAIAYSDKNELTGRFINTTRANFGHSLGISCYSFIDVAKRASELMPNGGSLITLTYGGSNRVTPNYNVMGVAKAALESSVRYLANDLGPQGIRVNAISPGPMKTLAGAAIGGARKTYRHTEENAPLRSNATLEAVGGTAVYLASDAGAFTSGEIIHVDGGFHVLGMPQQDHL
- a CDS encoding MarR family winged helix-turn-helix transcriptional regulator; protein product: MASPSVGELMTRFGMAAQLFQTRLEAGLAPYGLTIPQMSVLSHLVALAKPLRVTEIARAVEVGQPAVTKMLTKFENAGWVGFITSAEDRRSKAVVATDNGRKLLAEVQQSIFPTLGGFFSEWKSEDLANFSEYLKKVIQLMDDRPQTNI
- the fabB gene encoding beta-ketoacyl-ACP synthase I, with amino-acid sequence MRRVVVTGLGIVSPIGNNAAEVEASLRAGKSGIEASPEMAERGFRSQIAGTVKIDVTEHVDKRALRFMGPGAAYAYISMKQAIEDSGLTEDQVSNVRTGLVAGSGGPSTSAMYAAHQIVDKNGSPKRIGPFAVPKCMSSTISANLSTQFKIKGINYSITSACSTSLHCIGNAAEQIMMGKQDVMFAGGGEELDWTLSCLFDAMGAMSSKFNDTPEKASRAFDKDRDGFVIAGGGGIVVLEDLEHAKARGAKIYAEVTGFAATSDGHDMVAPSGEGGERAMRLALQSLPEGRKVSYINAHGTSTPVGDVGEIEAVRRVFGEGSTPPVSSTKSMTGHSQGATGASEAIYCLLMLQGDFIAPSINVENLDPALKPEEIATSLVENAGLDSVMTNSFGFGGTNGSMILSKYRD
- the fabA gene encoding bifunctional 3-hydroxydecanoyl-ACP dehydratase/trans-2-decenoyl-ACP isomerase; the encoded protein is MGQYPNSFDKEDLLKCARGELFGPGNAQLPAPPMLMMDRITDISDDGGAHGKGHVLAEFDITPDLWFFDCHFPGNPIMPGCLGLDGLWQLTGFNLGWRGWLGRGYALGVGEVKLTGMVRPDRKMLTYKIDFTKAVQTRRLTMGVADGIVEADGEVIYQVKDMKVALSES
- the irrA gene encoding iron response transcriptional regulator IrrA, whose product is MLDDLTNRGTDWLASAGLRPTRQRVALAALLVGDGCDRHVTAEWLYEAASEAGAGVSLATVYNTLKAFCDAGLLREITVDGSRSYFDTNMTDHPHFYWEDDGTLTDAPAEQLRIEGLPAAPNGARVASVDVVIRLRRD
- a CDS encoding glycosyltransferase family 2 protein, which translates into the protein MRFASLDQYLQKAPEILAKGPICLMLAEDETEVVATIRHHLDLGFKHLVMFGATDIALPEAVEAKIIRVDHDMFRDNALTDAVNGTIEVAAGQWLYYCYNAEFLFYPFCENRTVGEMLAFHTEERRDSMLTYVVDLYASDLKKARNAVSIEDACLDKSGYYALARLDAANHNHPFERQLDFFGGLRWRYEEYIPQERRRIDRIAIFRAAKGLRLRPDHTFNIDEYNTYACPWHHNLTAAICSFRTAKALCRNPGSASKINTFTWYNSTPFTWHSQQLLDFGLMEPGQWF